One genomic region from Osmerus mordax isolate fOsmMor3 chromosome 4, fOsmMor3.pri, whole genome shotgun sequence encodes:
- the atp2b1b gene encoding plasma membrane calcium-transporting ATPase 4 isoform X1 has product MANNSFRGSKRGRHAEANHDGDFSVSLKDLRSLMEVRGAEGITRIQECYGDVQGLCSRLRTSPVDGLGGHAEDIERRKEEFGQNLIPPKKPKTFLQLVWEALQDVTLIILEVAAIVSLGLSFYRPPDAERENCGNAAGGAEDEGEADTGWIEGAAILLSVVCVVLVTAFNDWSKEKQFRGLQSRIEQEQRFTVVRGGQVIQIPVSDIVVGDVAQIKYGDLLPADGVLIQGNDLKIDESSLTGESDHVKKTLDRDPMLLSGTHVMEGSGKMLVTAVGVNSQTGIIFTLLGASGDDDEDDEEEKAEKERKKKEKEEKKKEKEKKKKEEKEKKDKKEDKGKKGKSQDGAAVEMQPLNSEDGEGGEKKKANPPKKEKSVLQGKLTKLAVQIGKAGLFMSGLTVIILISLFLMDTFWIQGLPWIKECTPVYIQFFVKFFIIGVTVLVVAVPEGLPLAVTISLAYSVKKMMKDNNLVRHLDACETMGNATAICSDKTGTLTMNRMTVVQAYLGDRHYRKVPEPDLIPTKILDLLTMGIGINCAYTTKIMPPEKEGGLPRQVGNKTECALLGFSLDLRRDYQTIRNQIPEEKLYKVYTFNSVRKSMSTVLKNADGSYSMFSKGASEILLKKCCRILVASGEAKVFKSRDRDDIVKTVIEPMASEGLRTICLAYRDFPPADGEPDWDNETDILTGLTCLCVVGIEDPVRLEVPDAIKKCQRAGITVRMVTGDNINTARAIASKCGILNPGEDFLCIEGKEFNRRIRNELGEIEQERIDKIWPKLRVLARSSPTDKHTLVKGIIDSTVLEQRQVVAVTGDGTNDGPALKKADVGFAMGIAGTDVAKEASDIILTDDNFSSIVKAVMWGRNVYDSISKFLQFQLTVNVVAVIVAFTGACITQDSPLKAVQMLWVNLIMDTLASLALATEPPTEALLLRKPYGRKKPLISRTMMKNILGHAVYQLTIIFTLLFAGERIFDIDSGRNAPLHAPPSEHYTIVFNVFVMMQLFNEINARKIHGERNVFDGIFNNPIFCSIVFGTFIIQIVIVQFGGKPFSCVSLTIDQWLWCVFLGVGCLLWGQLISSIPTSRLKFLKTAGHGTQQEEFPEEDQEEMEDMDEIDHGEMEMRRGQVLWCRGLNRIQTQIRVVNAFRDTMSPYEGLETPESRSSIHNFMSHPEFRIQDSEPQIPHIDDTEGEDEPPTKRNSAIPAPLPPLSTIPTSPNQNNNAVDRIFPLHKDSKTGTLPQNAAGLPPCPGSPLHSLETSL; this is encoded by the exons ATGGCCAACAACTCATTTCGTGGTTCGAAGCGAGGCCGGCATGCCGAGGCCAATCACGATGGAGATTTTAGCGTCTCGCTCAAAGATTTGCGCTCCCTCATGGAGGTCCGAGGAGCAGAGGGAATAACTAGAATTCAGGAATGCTATGGAGATGTCCAAGGACTATGTTCCAGGCTACGAACATCACCTGTGGATG gcttAGGAGGACACGCTGAGGACattgagagaagaaaagaagaatttGGACAAAACCTTATACCTCCCAAAAAGCCAAAAACCTTTCTCCAATTAGTGTGGGAAGCATTGCAAGATGTGACACTAATCATCCTTGAGGTGGCAGCCATTGTATCATTAGGCCTTTCTTTTTACAGACCTCCAGATGCCGAAAGAGAAA ATTGCGGGAATGCGGCGGGAGGAGCTGAGGACGAGGGCGAGGCGGATACGGGCTGGATCGAAGGTGCCGCCATCCTCCTGTCGGTGGTGTGCGTGGTGCTGGTGACGGCCTTCAACGATTGGTCGAAGGAGAAGCAGTTCCGAGGGCTGCAGAGTCGGATAGAGCAGGAGCAGAGGTTCACCGTGGTGCGCGGCGGACAGGTCATCCAGATCCCCGTGTCCGACATTGTGGTCGGAGACGTGGCTCAAATCAAATATG GTGATCTCCTTCCAGCGGATGGTGTTCTCATCCAGGGCAACGACTTAAAGATTGATGAGAGTTCTCTCACGGGCGAGTCGGATCATGTCAAAAAGACCTTGGACAGAGACCCAATGCTGCTGTCAG GCACTCATGTCATGGAAGGTTCCGGAAAAATGCTGGTCACAGCGGTGGGTGTGAACTCCCAGACGGGCATCATTTTCACCCTGCTCGGAGCCAGCGGAGACGATGACGAGGACGACGAAGAGGAGAAGGCTGAGAAGGAACGGaaaaagaaggagaaggaggaaaagaagaaagaaaaggagaagaaaaagaaagaggagaaggaaaagaaag ATAAGAAAGAGGACAAAGGGAAGAAAG GCAAGTCTCAGGATGGCGCGGCCGTGGAAATGCAGCCCCTTAACagtgaggatggagaaggaggggagaagaagaaggccaACCCACCAAAGAAGGAGAAGTCGGTCCTTCAGGGGAAACTAACCAAGCTTGCCGTGCAGATCGGCAAAGCAG GCCTGTTCATGTCGGGGCTCACAGTCATTATCCTGATCTCTCTGTTCCTGATGGACACCTTTTGGATCCAGGGCCTGCCGTGGATCAAGGAGTGCACTCCCGTCTACATCCAGTTCTTTGTCAAGTTCTTCATCATTGGCGTCACCGTGCTGGTGGTCGCTGTGCCTGAGGGGCTTCCCCTCGCCGTCACCATCTCGCTCGCCTACTCCGTCAAG AAAATGATGAAAGACAACAATCTAGTGAGGCACTTGGATGCCTGTGAGACCATGGGCAATGCCACCGCCATCTGCTCAGACAAGACGGGCACCTTGACCATGAACAGGATGACGGTGGTCCAGGCCTACCTCGGGGACAGACACTACAGGAAGGTTCCGGAGCCAGACCTCATACCAACCAAGATCCTGGACCTGCTCACCATGGGGATAGGGATCAACTGCGCTTACACCACCAAGATCATG CCTCCAGAGAAGGAGGGCGGTCTACCGCGCCAGGTGGGCAACAAGACCGAATGTGCCTTGCTGGGCTTCTCCCTGGACCTGCGCCGAGACTACCAGACCATCCGCAACCAGATCCCCGAGGAGAAGCTCTACAAAGTCTACACCTTCAACTCTGTCAGGAAGTCCATGAGCACCGTGCTGAAGAACGCAGACGGCAGCTACAGCATGTTCAGCAAAGGAGCATCCGAGATCCTGCTCAAGAA GTGCTGCAGGATCCTGGTCGCCAGTGGGGAGGCCAAGGTGTTCAAGTCCCGGGACAGAGATGATATAGTCAAGACGGTGATCGAGCCCATGGCCTCCGAGGGCCTCCGGACCATCTGCCTGGCCTACAGAGACTTCCCCCCGGCGGACGGAGAGCCCGACTGGGACAACGAGACTGACATCCTCACCGGCCTCACCTGCCTCTGTGTGGTGGGCATCGAGGACCCTGTCCGGCTTGAG GTCCCAGATGCCATTAAGAAGTGCCAGCGCGCTGGCATCACCGTGCGCATGGTTACCGGGGACAACATCAACACAGCTCGCGCCATCGCCTCCAAATGTGGCATTCTGAACCCGGGGGAGGACTTCCTGTGTATCGAGGGCAAAGAGTTCAACCGACGGATACGCAACGAACTGGGAGAG ATTGAGCAAGAGCGCATTGATAAGATTTGGCCCAAACTGCGTGTTCTAGCGAGATCATCCCCAACTGACAAACACACTCTAGTGAAAG GTATTATTGACAGCACTGTTCTAGAACAAAGACAAGTGGTAGCTGTGACAGGAGATGGAACTAATGACGGCCCTGCCTTGAAGAAAGCTGATGTTGGATTCGCTATG GGCATCGCTGGCACAGACGTGGCCAAGGAGGCCTCAGACATCATCCTGACGGACGACAACTTCTCCAGCATCGTGAAGGCTGTGATGTGGGGGAGGAACGTGTACGACAGCATCTCCAAGTTCCTGCAGTTCCAGCTCACCGTCAACGTGGTGGCCGTCATCGTGGCCTTCACTGGGGCCTGcatcacacag gactcTCCTCTGAAAGCCGTGCAGATGCTGTGGGTGAATCTGATCATGGACACCTTGgcctccctggccctggccaCCGAGCCCCCCACAGAGGCCCTGCTCCTGAGGAAGCCCTACGGCCGCAAGAAGCCCCTCATCTCCCGCACCATGATGAAGAACATCCTGGGCCACGCTGTCTACCAGCTCACCATCATCTTCACCCTGCTCTTCGCAG GTGAGCGGATTTTTGACATCGACAGCGGCCGGAACGCGCCCCTCCACGCTCCACCCTCGGAACACTACACCATCGTCTTCAACGTCTTTGTGATGATGCAGCTGTTTAACGAAATCAACGCCCGCAAGATCCACGGGGAGAGGAACGTGTTTGACGGCATCTTCAACAACCCCATCTTCTGCTCCATCGTGTTTGGAACATTTATCATTCAG ATTGTTATTGTGCAGTTTGGTGGAAAGCCCTTCAGCTGTGTGAGCCTGACCATTGACCAGTGGCTCTGGTGTGTTTTTCTGGGTGTTGGCTGTCTTCTATGGGGCCAG CTGATCTCCAGCATCCCCACCAGCCGCCTGAAGTTCCTGAAGACGGCCGGCCACGGCACGCAGCAGGAGGAGTTCCCCGAGGAGgatcaggaggagatggaggacatggatgaGATTGACCACGGCGagatggagatgaggaggggccaGGTGCTGTGGTGCCGGGGCCTCAACCGGATCCAGACCCAG ATTCGTGTGGTCAACGCCTTCCGTGACACCATGTCCCCCTACGAGGGCCTGGAGACCCCTGAATCACGCAGCTCCATCCACAACTTCATGAGCCACCCGGAGTTCCGGATACAGGACTCCGAGCCCCAGATCCCGCATATCGATGACACAGAGGGTGAGGACGAACCTCCCACTAAACGCAACTCCGCCATCCCTGCGCCTCTTCCCCCGCTCTCCACCATCCCGACCTCGCCCAACCAGAACAATAATGCAGTGGACCGGATCTTTCCGCTCCACAAAGACTCAAAGACTGGCACCCTGCCCCAGAATGCCGCTGGCTTGCCTCCGTGCCCCGGGAGCCCGCTGCACAGCCTGGAGACCTCTCTCTGA
- the atp2b1b gene encoding plasma membrane calcium-transporting ATPase 4 isoform X2 — MANNSFRGSKRGRHAEANHDGDFSVSLKDLRSLMEVRGAEGITRIQECYGDVQGLCSRLRTSPVDGLGGHAEDIERRKEEFGQNLIPPKKPKTFLQLVWEALQDVTLIILEVAAIVSLGLSFYRPPDAERENCGNAAGGAEDEGEADTGWIEGAAILLSVVCVVLVTAFNDWSKEKQFRGLQSRIEQEQRFTVVRGGQVIQIPVSDIVVGDVAQIKYGDLLPADGVLIQGNDLKIDESSLTGESDHVKKTLDRDPMLLSGTHVMEGSGKMLVTAVGVNSQTGIIFTLLGASGDDDEDDEEEKAEKERKKKEKEEKKKEKEKKKKEEKEKKGKKDKKSKSQDGAAVEMQPLNSEDGEGGEKKKANPPKKEKSVLQGKLTKLAVQIGKAGLFMSGLTVIILISLFLMDTFWIQGLPWIKECTPVYIQFFVKFFIIGVTVLVVAVPEGLPLAVTISLAYSVKKMMKDNNLVRHLDACETMGNATAICSDKTGTLTMNRMTVVQAYLGDRHYRKVPEPDLIPTKILDLLTMGIGINCAYTTKIMPPEKEGGLPRQVGNKTECALLGFSLDLRRDYQTIRNQIPEEKLYKVYTFNSVRKSMSTVLKNADGSYSMFSKGASEILLKKCCRILVASGEAKVFKSRDRDDIVKTVIEPMASEGLRTICLAYRDFPPADGEPDWDNETDILTGLTCLCVVGIEDPVRLEVPDAIKKCQRAGITVRMVTGDNINTARAIASKCGILNPGEDFLCIEGKEFNRRIRNELGEIEQERIDKIWPKLRVLARSSPTDKHTLVKGIIDSTVLEQRQVVAVTGDGTNDGPALKKADVGFAMGIAGTDVAKEASDIILTDDNFSSIVKAVMWGRNVYDSISKFLQFQLTVNVVAVIVAFTGACITQDSPLKAVQMLWVNLIMDTLASLALATEPPTEALLLRKPYGRKKPLISRTMMKNILGHAVYQLTIIFTLLFAGERIFDIDSGRNAPLHAPPSEHYTIVFNVFVMMQLFNEINARKIHGERNVFDGIFNNPIFCSIVFGTFIIQIVIVQFGGKPFSCVSLTIDQWLWCVFLGVGCLLWGQLISSIPTSRLKFLKTAGHGTQQEEFPEEDQEEMEDMDEIDHGEMEMRRGQVLWCRGLNRIQTQIRVVNAFRDTMSPYEGLETPESRSSIHNFMSHPEFRIQDSEPQIPHIDDTEGEDEPPTKRNSAIPAPLPPLSTIPTSPNQNNNAVDRIFPLHKDSKTGTLPQNAAGLPPCPGSPLHSLETSL, encoded by the exons ATGGCCAACAACTCATTTCGTGGTTCGAAGCGAGGCCGGCATGCCGAGGCCAATCACGATGGAGATTTTAGCGTCTCGCTCAAAGATTTGCGCTCCCTCATGGAGGTCCGAGGAGCAGAGGGAATAACTAGAATTCAGGAATGCTATGGAGATGTCCAAGGACTATGTTCCAGGCTACGAACATCACCTGTGGATG gcttAGGAGGACACGCTGAGGACattgagagaagaaaagaagaatttGGACAAAACCTTATACCTCCCAAAAAGCCAAAAACCTTTCTCCAATTAGTGTGGGAAGCATTGCAAGATGTGACACTAATCATCCTTGAGGTGGCAGCCATTGTATCATTAGGCCTTTCTTTTTACAGACCTCCAGATGCCGAAAGAGAAA ATTGCGGGAATGCGGCGGGAGGAGCTGAGGACGAGGGCGAGGCGGATACGGGCTGGATCGAAGGTGCCGCCATCCTCCTGTCGGTGGTGTGCGTGGTGCTGGTGACGGCCTTCAACGATTGGTCGAAGGAGAAGCAGTTCCGAGGGCTGCAGAGTCGGATAGAGCAGGAGCAGAGGTTCACCGTGGTGCGCGGCGGACAGGTCATCCAGATCCCCGTGTCCGACATTGTGGTCGGAGACGTGGCTCAAATCAAATATG GTGATCTCCTTCCAGCGGATGGTGTTCTCATCCAGGGCAACGACTTAAAGATTGATGAGAGTTCTCTCACGGGCGAGTCGGATCATGTCAAAAAGACCTTGGACAGAGACCCAATGCTGCTGTCAG GCACTCATGTCATGGAAGGTTCCGGAAAAATGCTGGTCACAGCGGTGGGTGTGAACTCCCAGACGGGCATCATTTTCACCCTGCTCGGAGCCAGCGGAGACGATGACGAGGACGACGAAGAGGAGAAGGCTGAGAAGGAACGGaaaaagaaggagaaggaggaaaagaagaaagaaaaggagaagaaaaagaaagaggagaaggaaaagaaaggcAAAAAGGACAAGAAAA GCAAGTCTCAGGATGGCGCGGCCGTGGAAATGCAGCCCCTTAACagtgaggatggagaaggaggggagaagaagaaggccaACCCACCAAAGAAGGAGAAGTCGGTCCTTCAGGGGAAACTAACCAAGCTTGCCGTGCAGATCGGCAAAGCAG GCCTGTTCATGTCGGGGCTCACAGTCATTATCCTGATCTCTCTGTTCCTGATGGACACCTTTTGGATCCAGGGCCTGCCGTGGATCAAGGAGTGCACTCCCGTCTACATCCAGTTCTTTGTCAAGTTCTTCATCATTGGCGTCACCGTGCTGGTGGTCGCTGTGCCTGAGGGGCTTCCCCTCGCCGTCACCATCTCGCTCGCCTACTCCGTCAAG AAAATGATGAAAGACAACAATCTAGTGAGGCACTTGGATGCCTGTGAGACCATGGGCAATGCCACCGCCATCTGCTCAGACAAGACGGGCACCTTGACCATGAACAGGATGACGGTGGTCCAGGCCTACCTCGGGGACAGACACTACAGGAAGGTTCCGGAGCCAGACCTCATACCAACCAAGATCCTGGACCTGCTCACCATGGGGATAGGGATCAACTGCGCTTACACCACCAAGATCATG CCTCCAGAGAAGGAGGGCGGTCTACCGCGCCAGGTGGGCAACAAGACCGAATGTGCCTTGCTGGGCTTCTCCCTGGACCTGCGCCGAGACTACCAGACCATCCGCAACCAGATCCCCGAGGAGAAGCTCTACAAAGTCTACACCTTCAACTCTGTCAGGAAGTCCATGAGCACCGTGCTGAAGAACGCAGACGGCAGCTACAGCATGTTCAGCAAAGGAGCATCCGAGATCCTGCTCAAGAA GTGCTGCAGGATCCTGGTCGCCAGTGGGGAGGCCAAGGTGTTCAAGTCCCGGGACAGAGATGATATAGTCAAGACGGTGATCGAGCCCATGGCCTCCGAGGGCCTCCGGACCATCTGCCTGGCCTACAGAGACTTCCCCCCGGCGGACGGAGAGCCCGACTGGGACAACGAGACTGACATCCTCACCGGCCTCACCTGCCTCTGTGTGGTGGGCATCGAGGACCCTGTCCGGCTTGAG GTCCCAGATGCCATTAAGAAGTGCCAGCGCGCTGGCATCACCGTGCGCATGGTTACCGGGGACAACATCAACACAGCTCGCGCCATCGCCTCCAAATGTGGCATTCTGAACCCGGGGGAGGACTTCCTGTGTATCGAGGGCAAAGAGTTCAACCGACGGATACGCAACGAACTGGGAGAG ATTGAGCAAGAGCGCATTGATAAGATTTGGCCCAAACTGCGTGTTCTAGCGAGATCATCCCCAACTGACAAACACACTCTAGTGAAAG GTATTATTGACAGCACTGTTCTAGAACAAAGACAAGTGGTAGCTGTGACAGGAGATGGAACTAATGACGGCCCTGCCTTGAAGAAAGCTGATGTTGGATTCGCTATG GGCATCGCTGGCACAGACGTGGCCAAGGAGGCCTCAGACATCATCCTGACGGACGACAACTTCTCCAGCATCGTGAAGGCTGTGATGTGGGGGAGGAACGTGTACGACAGCATCTCCAAGTTCCTGCAGTTCCAGCTCACCGTCAACGTGGTGGCCGTCATCGTGGCCTTCACTGGGGCCTGcatcacacag gactcTCCTCTGAAAGCCGTGCAGATGCTGTGGGTGAATCTGATCATGGACACCTTGgcctccctggccctggccaCCGAGCCCCCCACAGAGGCCCTGCTCCTGAGGAAGCCCTACGGCCGCAAGAAGCCCCTCATCTCCCGCACCATGATGAAGAACATCCTGGGCCACGCTGTCTACCAGCTCACCATCATCTTCACCCTGCTCTTCGCAG GTGAGCGGATTTTTGACATCGACAGCGGCCGGAACGCGCCCCTCCACGCTCCACCCTCGGAACACTACACCATCGTCTTCAACGTCTTTGTGATGATGCAGCTGTTTAACGAAATCAACGCCCGCAAGATCCACGGGGAGAGGAACGTGTTTGACGGCATCTTCAACAACCCCATCTTCTGCTCCATCGTGTTTGGAACATTTATCATTCAG ATTGTTATTGTGCAGTTTGGTGGAAAGCCCTTCAGCTGTGTGAGCCTGACCATTGACCAGTGGCTCTGGTGTGTTTTTCTGGGTGTTGGCTGTCTTCTATGGGGCCAG CTGATCTCCAGCATCCCCACCAGCCGCCTGAAGTTCCTGAAGACGGCCGGCCACGGCACGCAGCAGGAGGAGTTCCCCGAGGAGgatcaggaggagatggaggacatggatgaGATTGACCACGGCGagatggagatgaggaggggccaGGTGCTGTGGTGCCGGGGCCTCAACCGGATCCAGACCCAG ATTCGTGTGGTCAACGCCTTCCGTGACACCATGTCCCCCTACGAGGGCCTGGAGACCCCTGAATCACGCAGCTCCATCCACAACTTCATGAGCCACCCGGAGTTCCGGATACAGGACTCCGAGCCCCAGATCCCGCATATCGATGACACAGAGGGTGAGGACGAACCTCCCACTAAACGCAACTCCGCCATCCCTGCGCCTCTTCCCCCGCTCTCCACCATCCCGACCTCGCCCAACCAGAACAATAATGCAGTGGACCGGATCTTTCCGCTCCACAAAGACTCAAAGACTGGCACCCTGCCCCAGAATGCCGCTGGCTTGCCTCCGTGCCCCGGGAGCCCGCTGCACAGCCTGGAGACCTCTCTCTGA